A window from Entomoplasma freundtii encodes these proteins:
- a CDS encoding uracil-DNA glycosylase, giving the protein MKILKAWEPFFLEETKKPYWKKLQNFLQEEAKEYPIYPTKEDVFRLFSLVAPQDVKVVIIGQDPYHGANQANGLAFSVYNNQIAPPSLKNIFRELKNDLGVDHPHNDLAGWARQGVFLINTALTVQAGKPGSHRNQGWEIFVKDVLDYLDSLNPKIVYALFGKSAENTYNNLNLGRHPVVVVGHPSPFSYDKYFKNSRPFSQINNLLIQEKLTPIDWTK; this is encoded by the coding sequence ATGAAAATTTTAAAGGCTTGAGAACCTTTTTTTCTAGAAGAAACTAAGAAACCTTATTGGAAAAAACTGCAAAATTTTCTGCAAGAAGAAGCCAAGGAATATCCAATTTACCCCACTAAAGAAGATGTTTTTCGTCTTTTTAGTCTAGTAGCACCACAAGATGTGAAAGTGGTGATTATTGGCCAAGATCCTTACCACGGTGCCAATCAAGCTAATGGATTAGCTTTTTCAGTTTATAACAACCAAATTGCTCCCCCTAGTCTTAAAAATATTTTTCGTGAACTTAAAAACGATTTAGGCGTTGACCACCCACATAATGATTTGGCTGGTTGAGCTAGACAAGGAGTTTTTTTAATTAACACCGCACTTACGGTTCAAGCCGGAAAGCCTGGTTCACACCGGAACCAAGGTTGAGAAATATTCGTCAAAGATGTTCTCGATTATTTAGATAGTTTAAATCCGAAAATTGTTTACGCCCTATTTGGAAAATCGGCCGAAAACACTTATAATAACCTCAACCTTGGACGTCATCCTGTCGTTGTTGTAGGGCACCCTTCACCATTTAGTTATGATAAATATTTCAAAAATAGTCGCCCTTTTTCGCAAATTAATAATCTATTAATTCAAGAAAAACTGACTCCAATTGATTGAACCAAATAG